A single region of the Musa acuminata AAA Group cultivar baxijiao chromosome BXJ1-11, Cavendish_Baxijiao_AAA, whole genome shotgun sequence genome encodes:
- the LOC103970386 gene encoding putative glucuronosyltransferase PGSIP8 has translation MWAHKNSFLCRLSSLFSGGIGGGRRQWFLATLVLTLTAAVAAAEEAPASRRHAYAAMMYMGTPRDYEFYVATRVMMRSLAKLNVDADLVVIASVDVPARWVQTLQEEDGVKVVAVENLKNPYENQGNFNTRFKLTLNKLYAWSLVSYDRVVMLDSDNIFLQRTDELFQCGQFCAVFINPCIFHTGLFVLQPSMNVFKNMLHELEIGRENPDGADQGFLASYFPDLLDQPMFHPPTNGTKLDGAYRLPLGYQMDASYYYLKLRWSIPCGPNSVITFPSAPWLKPWYWWSWPVLPLGLSWHEQRRKNLGYGSEVPVLLIQAVIYFGIIAITRLARPSLSKLCYNRRPEKSIVILHTTLKVAAMWSIFAAYTVPFFLIPRTVHPLLGWPLYVLGVASLSSIVINVFLLPPLPVLTVLLGISGSLFVMAFPWYRDGVIRALAVFTYAFCCAPVAWASLMKVSSSLQNLLEREAFFPRLGESTQLSELNKLY, from the exons ATGTGGGCGCATAAAAATTCGTTTTTGTGCCGTTTAAGCTCACTTTTCTCGGGCGGCATAGGCGGCGGAAGACGGCAGTGGTTCCTGGCGACGCTGGTGTTGACGCTGACGGCCGCTGTGGCTGCCGCGGAGGAGGCACCGGCGAGTCGGAGGCACGCGTACGCGGCGATGATGTACATGGGGACGCCGAGGGACTACGAGTTCTACGTGGCGACGAGAGTGATGATGAGGTCTCTCGCGAAGCTCAACGTCGACGCCGATCTCGTCGTCATCGCCTCCGTCGATGTCCCTGCACGATGGGTCCAAACGTT GCAAGAGGAGGATGGGGTGAAGGTTGTTGCTGTTGAGAATCTGAAGAATCCATATGAAAATCAAGGCAACTTCAACACCAGATTCAAGTTGACATTGAACAAGCTCTATGCGTGGAGTTTAGTTTCATATGATCGAGTCGTAATGCTTGATTCTGACAACATTTTCCTCCAGCGTACCGATGAGCTTTTCCAGTGCGGCCAGTTCTGTGCTGTCTTCATCAACCCCTGCATCTTTCATACTGGACTTTTTGTTCTTCAG CCTTCAATGAATGTATTCAAGAACATGCTGCATGAGCTAGAAATTGGACGTGAAAACCCTGATGGTGCAGATCAGGGTTTCCTCGCAAGCTACTTTCCTGACTTGCTTGATCAGCCAATGTTCCATCCACCTACTAATGGTACAAAGCTTGATGGTGCCTATCGCCTGCCTTTGGGTTACCAGATGGATGCTTCATATTACT ATCTGAAACTCCGGTGGAGCATACCATGTGGACCAAATAGTGTAATTACATTCCCCAGTGCCCCGTGGTTAAAACCTTGGTATTGGTGGTCTTGGCCTGTCTTACCATTGGGCCTTTCATGGCATGAGCAACGTCGGAAGAATCTTGG GTATGGTTCAGAGGTGCCAGTGTTGCTGATCCAGGCAGTAATCTATTTTGGAATCATAGCAATCACCCGATTGGCACGACCAAGCTTGTCAAAGCTTTGTTATAACCGGCGTCCAGAAAAGAGTATTGTAATCCTACACACCACACTCAAAGTGGCAGCAATGTGGTCCATTTTTGCTGCATACACTGTCCCATTTTTCCTCATCCCACGGACAGTGCATCCCCTTTTGGGCTGGCCCCTTTATGTTCTTGGAGTTGCTTCTCTTTCTTCAATCGTGATCAATGTCTTCCTGCTCCCACCTTTGCCAGTCCTCACAGTGTTACTGGGGATATCGGGATCACTGTTTGTGATGGCATTCCCTTGGTATCGCGATGGTGTCATTAGAGCTCTGGCAGTGTTTACTTATGCCTTCTGCTGTGCTCCAGTGGCATGGGCATCCTTGATGAAAGTATCGAGTTCCTTGCAGAACCTACTTGAAAGGGAGGCATTCTTTCCGAGACTGGGGGAGTCCACACAACTGTCTGAGTTGAACAAACTGTATTAA
- the LOC135596900 gene encoding probable aspartyl protease At4g16563, producing the protein MSILSAPLLLLCTLLSLQFLILDGFQSNPLVLPLTHSLSHSQNPNFTVLHHLKSCALHSAARHRHRRHLPDRRKQVSLPLSSGSDYTFTASVGAPSAPTVVTLYMDTGSDVVWFPCSPFECILCEGKPSYPFATPPPPPPPASRPVTCGGAACSAAHSGLPASDLCAVAACSLDDIETSSCSAPCPPFYYAYGDGSLIARLRRGPLSLPGSAVPAAASSAAALHLKNFTFACAHSALAEPIGVAGFGRGPLSLPAQLAALSPSLAARFSYCLVSHSFKSDRLLRPSPLILGRTEPKPSEPDQNPPFVYTPLLHNPKHPYFYSVGLESLSVGPSRIPASSILRSVDRKGNGGMVVDSGTTFTMLPSDTYTNLANEFDRQMSRAGFERAAEAEDETGLRPCYYYEDRKQWRRRVPGLALHFSGNASVALPRRNYFMGLESGGRRLGCLMVTSGGDASGEEDYGGPAGTLGNFQQQGFEVVYDLQAKRVGFARRRCAALWEEMSRA; encoded by the coding sequence ATGTCGATCCTTTCAGCTCCCCTGCTCCTTCTCTGTACTctcctctctctccagttcctgaTCCTTGATGGTTTTCAGTCCAATCCCCTGGTTCTGCCGCTGACCCACTCCCTCTcccattcccaaaatcccaacttTACGGTCCTCCACCACCTCAAGTCATGCGCCCTCCACTCGGCCGCTCGCCACCGCCATCGCCGCCACCTTCCCGACCGGCGCAAACAAGTGTCCTTGCCTCTGTCCTCCGGCAGCGACTACACGTTCACCGCCTCAGTTGGTGCGCCATCCGCCCCCACCGTCGTCACCCTCTACATGGACACCGGCAGCGACGTTGTCTGGTTCCCCTGCTCCCCCTTCGAGTGCATCCTGTGCGAAGGCAAGCCGTCGTACCCCTTCGCAACCCCtccgcctcctccgccgccggcATCCCGCCCCGTCACCTGCGGCGGCGCAGCCTGCTCCGCTGCTCACTCCGGCCTCCCTGCCTCCGACCTCTGCGCCGTGGCTGCCTGCTCCCTGGACGACATCGAGACCTCCTCGTGCTCCGCCCCCTGCCCCCCCTTCTACTACGCCTACGGCGACGGCAGTCTGATAGCTCGCCTCCGCCGCGGTCCCCTCTCCCTCCCGGGTTCCGCCGTGCCCGCTGCCGCCTCCTCCGCCGCGGCGCTCCACCTCAAAAACTTCACCTTTGCGTGCGCGCACTCCGCGCTGGCGGAGCCAATCGGAGTCGCGGGCTTCGGCCGCGGCCCGCTCTCCCTCCCTGCCCAGCTCGCGGCCCTCTCCCCGTCCCTGGCTGCCCGCTTCTCCTACTGCCTCGTCTCCCACTCCTTCAAGTCGGACCGCCTCCTCCGGCCGAGCCCCCTCATACTGGGCCGCACGGAACCCAAGCCATCCGAACCTGACCAAAACCCACCCTTCGTCTACACTCCTCTCCTCCATAACCCCAAACACCCTTACTTCTACTCCGTCGGCCTCGAGTCCCTTTCCGTCGGGCCGAGCCGAATACCGGCTTCGTCCATTCTGAGGTCCGTGGATCGAAAGGGGAACGGAGGGATGGTGGTTGACTCCGGAACCACCTTCACCATGCTCCCGAGCGATACCTACACAAACCTGGCAAACGAGTTCGACCGCCAGATGAGCCGAGCCGGGTTCGAGCGGGCGGCCGAGGCGGAGGACGAAACCGGGCTCCGGCCGTGCTACTACTACGAGGATCGGAAGCAGTGGCGGCGGAGGGTGCCGGGGCTGGCGCTCCACTTCTCCGGGAACGCGAGTGTGGCGTTGCCCCGCAGGAACTACTTCATGGGGTTAGAGAGCGGGGGGAGGCGGCTGGGGTGCCTGATGGTGACGAGCGGCGGCGACGCGTCCGGCGAGGAGGACTACGGCGGGCCGGCGGGCACGCTGGGCAACTTCCAGCAGCAGGGGTTCGAGGTGGTCTACGACCTGCAAGCGAAGCGGGTGGGGTTCGCGCGGCGGCGCTGTGCGGCGCTGTGGGAGGAGATGTCACGTGCGTGA